A single region of the Triticum dicoccoides isolate Atlit2015 ecotype Zavitan chromosome 2B, WEW_v2.0, whole genome shotgun sequence genome encodes:
- the LOC119366511 gene encoding PH, RCC1 and FYVE domains-containing protein 1-like, producing MADPVVDIDKALIALKKGTQLLKYGRKGKPKFTPFRLSTDESTLIWVSSNQEKSLKLASVSRVLSGQRTLVFQRFLLPEKDHLSFSLVYKDGKRSLDLICKDKVETQVWFTCLSALVSPGKHRSQPQHTDEMRSSALSFDCGRESSLSSSSTFTTDSLENKLSSANSKDRSSGEYAYSERTDVSDMQVKSVSSSDIRVSVSSALSTSSHGSGGEDSESFGDVYVWGEVMCDTASVSGSDGNTLSPGATTDILVPKPLESNVMLDVSYVACGVKHAALITRQAEVFTWGEECSGRLGHGTGTSIFQPRLLESLSTCNVEIMACGEFHTCAVTATGDLYTWGDGTHNAGLLGHGSTVSHWIPKRVSGPLEGLQVSTVSCGTWHTALITTSGLLYTFGDGTFGALGHGNRETISYPKEVESLKGLRTISVSCGVWHSAAVVEVIMTQSNASSGKLFTWGDGDKYRLGHGDRASKLKPTCVSSLIDYNFHKSACGHTLTIGLTTSGHMFTVGSSVYGQLGNPNNDGRYARLVEDKVGGGGVVEVACGSYHVAVLTNAGEVYTWGKGANGRLGHGDIADRKVPTLVEALRDRSVKRIACGSGFTAAICQHKWVSGMEQSQCSACRQPFGFTRKRHNCYHCGLVHCHSCSSKKALRAALSPNPGKPYRVCDSCHMKLSKVMDSGVSYSRNNIPRVPGDTKAERMDTKASRVASSTSSDMIKSLDVKAAKQAKRSDHSPQFPAILQMNDVPFIGSGDLHNAGFTVTNGYPNDPRYTSQFLRMPYLSSPSSLSSGSLESFRDANELLKQEVQKLKEEVNSLRQQRELQDAELKKSEAKASEAAALAAEEASKSKAAKEVIKSLTAQVKEMAERLPAGDSDAKPPRVPYLPAGGVVSPEIGREGQKRYEPVAIHYSQTPTSVTSAWSNGLPPQAHQIGKPGDNTVPPHENMFENFNKSRDFPATHQRTNSGMVGYRPRSEDFDRREAERFQINLQDWNTRGSGSPSNQVESEWIEQFEPGVYLTLVTLHDGTKELKRVRFSRRRFAEHQAESWWSDNHEKVYDKYNLRKTDRISSVLTS from the exons ATGGCAGATCCCGTCGTCGACATCGACaag GCGCTTATCGCTTTGAAGAAAGGCACCCAGCTGCTTAAGTATGGGCGCAAAGGGAAGCCAAAGTTTACTCCCTTCAGGCTGTCAACT GATGAATCGACTCTTATTTGGGTCTCAAGCAACCAAGAGAAAAGTTTAAAACTAGCTTCTGTGTCCAGAGTTCTCTCAGGACAAAGAACT CTGGTTTTTCAACGTTTTCTGCTCCCCGAGAAGGACCATTTATCCTTCTCTCTCGTATATAAAGATGGCAAGCGATCACTCGATCTG ATCTGCAAGGATAAGGTTGAAACACAGGTGTGGTTTACATGCCTCAGTGCATTGGTATCTCCAGGCAAGCACAGATCCCAACCCCAACACACGGACGAAATGCGCAGTAGTGCCCTTTCTTTTGAT TGTGGCAGAGAAAGTAGCCTAAGCAGTAGCTCCACATTTACCACTGATTCCCTCGAGAACAAGTTGAGCTCAGCAAATTCCAAGGACCGTTCTTCTGGAGAATATGCATATTCAGAAAGAACAGATGTGTCAGATATGCAagtgaaaagtgtgtcttcatcagACATTCGAGTCAGTGTCTCCAGTGCTCTCAGCACATCCAGCCATGGTTCTGGCGGCGAGGATTCTGAATCGTTTGGGGATGTTTATGTCTGGGGAGAAGTCATGTGCGACACTGCTTCAGTATCAGGGTCTGATGGAAACACACTCTCCCCTGGTGCAACCACTGATATCCTTGTACCGAAGCCCCTGGAGTCAAATGTAATGCTTGATGTCAGTTATGTGGCTTGTGGTGTGAAGCATGCTGCACTAATTACAAGACAGGCAGAGGTATTTACATGGGGAGAAGAGTGCAGTGGGCGGCTTGGTCATGGGACTGGTACAAGCATTTTCCAGCCACGTCTACTCGAGTCACTGTCAACCTGCAACGTCGAAATAATGGCTTGTGGCGAGTTCCATACTTGTGCTGTTACAGCAACAGGTGATCTTTACACCTGGGGTGATGGTACCCACAATGCAGGACTCCTTGGCCATGGTAGTACCGTGAGTCACTGGATACCCAAAAGGGTTTCAGGTCCTTTGGAAGGCCTTCAGGTGTCGACTGTCTCTTGCGGAACATGGCATACAGCTTTGATAACCACTTCTGGACTGCTGTACACATTTGGCGATGGCACATTTGGAGCCCTAGGTCATGGGAATCGGGAAACTATCTCGTATCCAAAGGAAGTGGAGTCTTTGAAGGGTTTGCGGACGATTTCTGTTTCATGCGGGGTGTGGCATAGTGCTGCTGTTGTTGAGGTTATCATGACACAGTCAAATGCTTCATCTGGAAAGCTATTTACATGGGGAGATGGAGACAAATATCGGTTAGGGCATGGTGACAGGGCTTCAAAACTCAAACCAACTTGTGTGTCTTCACTGATAGACTACAACTTCCATAAGTCGGCATGTGGCCATACTCTTACGATTGGGTTGACAACTTCAGGGCACATGTTTACTGTCGGGAGCTCTGTGTATGGACAGCTTGGCAATCCCAATAATGATGGAAGGTATGCACGCCTAGTTGAAGATAAGGTCGGAGGCGGTGGTGTTGTGGAGGTtgcttgtggatcttatcatgttGCAGTTTTGACAAATGCTGGTGAAGTTTACACATGGGGTAAGGGTGCAAATGGAAGACTGGGCCACGGCGATATTGCAGATCGCAAGGTACCTACACTTGTGGAGGCTTTAAGGGATAGGTCCGTAAAGCGCATTGCTTGTGGATCAGGCTTCACAGCTGCAATTTGTCAGCATAAATGGGTGTCAGGGATGGAGCAGTCTCAGTGCTCAGCATGCAGACAGCCATTCGGTTTCACTCGAAAGCGACACAACTGTTACCATTGTGGCCTGGTACACTGTCATTCATGCAGTTCAAAGAAGGCCCTAAGAGCGGCGTTGTCTCCTAATCCTGGAAAGCCATACCGTGTGTGCGATTCATGTCATATGAAGCTAAGTAAAGTCATGGATTCTGGTGTCAGCTATAGCAGGAACAATATACCTCGCGTACCAGGTGATACCAAGGCTGAGAGAATGGACACAAAGGCAAGCAGAGTTGCATCATCTACCAGTTCGGATATGATCAAGAGCTTGGACGTGAAGGCAGCAAAGCAGGCAAAAAGGTCTGATCATTCGCCGCAGTTCCCTGCAATTTTGCAGATGAATGACGTCCCGTTCATCGGATCAGGTGACCTGCACAATGCAGGTTTTACAGTAACAAACGGATACCCGAATGACCCCAGATATACGTCACAATTTTTAAGAATGCCGTACTTGAGTTCTCCGAGCTCGTTGTCTTCAGGAAGCCTTGAGAGTTTCAGAGATGCGAACGAACTTTTGAAGCAAGAGGTTCAAAAACTAAAAGAAGAG GTTAATAGCTTGAGACAGCAACGTGAACTGCAAGACGCCGAGTTGAAGAAGTCGGAGGCAAAAGCCAGTGAGGCCGCGGCCCTTGCTGCTGAAGAGGCGTCCAAATCGAAGGCCGCAAAAGAGGTTATAAAATCACTAACGGCGCAG GTAAAAGAAATGGCTGAGAGGCTTCCTGCAGGAGACTCTGACGCGAAGCCGCCACGGGTCCCGTATCTACCTGCTGGTGGTGTAGTTTCTCCTGAAATTGGGAGAGAAGGCCAGAAGAGATACGAGCCAGTAGCCATTCATTATTCTCAGACACCGACTTCTGTCACGTCTGCTTGGTCTAATGGGCTCCCTCCCCAAGCCCATCAAATAGGTAAACCCGGTGATAACACGGTGCCTCCACACGAGAACATGTTCGAAAACTTCAACAAAAGCAGAGATTTTCCAGCCACACACCAGAGGACGAACAGTGGGATGGTGGGGTATCGTCCGAGATCAGAGGATTTTGACCGGCGGGAAGCAGAAAGGTTCCAGATAAACCTGCAAGACTGGAACACCAGAGGCTCCGGTTCACCCAGTAACCAGGTTGAGTCTGAGTGGATAGAGCAGTTTGAACCTGGGGTGTACCTGACACTGGTTACTCTTCATGATGGAACTAAAGAGCTGAAAAGGGTGCGGTTCAG CCGGAGAAGGTTCGCGGAGCATCAAGCGGAGTCGTGGTGGAGCGACAACCACGAAAAGGTGTACGACAAGTACAACTTGCGGAAAACCGACCGGATCTCTTCAGTATTGACATCATAG